The Winogradskyella schleiferi genome contains the following window.
AAATCTTAGTAATTAAATGGGTTGGTGCCTCAAAAATCAAATCAGTAGTATAGAGATTTTTCAACCTGTAATCCGATTTCAAAAACTCAGAAATTCCTTTGATGCCTTCAACTATAAACAAAGCATTTTGTTGTCTGCCTTTTTTTTGACTTAAGCTTTTAACTAACTTGATTTGATTCTTTGATAAAATTGAACTCATAGAACTCGTTTAAACTTTTTTAATTTGGTATAATATACAAAGTAAACCTATTTTGGTTTAAAAGTGTTTTAAAATTAAATTGACTATTCTATTTCTGTAGCAGAAATGGTATTATTTTTGTTTCAGGTAATAAATTAAATAAGACACCTCTTTTTGAATCTACAACACTTAACTTCAATAGTATATCCCTTCAACAAATCGATGTATCGGAATGCACTGGTTTTGGTATGCGTATTCATGCTAAGTTCTTGTAATGTCGTAAAACGTGTAAAAAGCGATGAGCATCTTATTACCAATAACACCATTCTCGAAGATGGAGATAAAGTGACCAATGAGCGTATTAATAATATTATTGCGCAGCGCACCAACTCTGGTATGCGCAGGTTTTTAGGATTTCCATTAAAACTTCATATTTACAACCTGGCCAGACCCAACATTGATTCCATTTTATACGCCAATGTATTGAGTGACTCTTCTAAAGTAAAACGAAGAACGGCTCTACTTTCCAAAAAGCAATTTGATAAATTGATGGAATCGCGACGCAATTTTAATTCATGGTTAAAGCGTACAGGTGAAGCTCCCGTAATTTACAATGAGGACAAAACTATCAAAACCGCTAGTAATCTTAGAAAATACTATTATAGTAAGGGATGGTTTAATAATGAAATTACTTACGAGGTTGACAAGGACAGTAATAAATTGGCTCAGGTCACTTACAAAGTCAAAAAACGCAAACCTTACATTTTAGATTCCATTACGCCTTATATCAGTAGTCCTGCGATTGATATACTTTATGATAAATTCAGTAAAAACTCTTTACTGAAAAAAGGAGAACAGTACGACGAACAGAATTACGAAACGGAACGCGAACGCATCAACAGTTATTTACGAAATGCTGGCTTTTATCATTTTGGGCAAGATTACATCCGTTTTGAAATGGACACTATCAACACCAATCATAAAGTACACACTGATATCATTATAGCCAATAGAACGATACGAGGCGATGATTCTACAACTACCAGGCCTTTTAAGATTTATAAGATAAAGGAGGTCAATATATTTACAGACGACAATTATGAAAATCGTAACAAACCAATAACAGATACCACAACCTATAAGGATTTTAACCTTTACAGTAAGGAAAAATTAAGATTCAGGCCGAAAGCGTTGACAGATGCTGTTTTTATAAATAAAGGCGACACTTTTAGTGCTTTAGCTCAAAGTAGGACTTCCCGATATCTTAACGATCTACAGATGTTTAGATATCCAAATGTTGATTTTATTGAAAATGAGGAGGATACTACACTTACCGCAAATATATATTTAGAGCCCAAAAAGCAATACGGTTTAAGTTTTGATCCAGAAATCAACACTAGTAATATTCAAACGATAGGGTTTTCATTTAGTGCAGGATTAAAGATAAGAAATATTTTCAGAGGCGCAGAAACGTTGGAAATATCTGGAATCGCAGCCATTGGCGCTTCAAAGACCCGAAATGATCCTGAATCTGCTTTTTTCGATATTAATGAATTTGGTGGCAATATTCGTTTAACCATTCCAAGGTTATTCAGCCCATTTAACACCGATAAGATTATTCCTAAATACATGTCGCCAAGCACAGCCATAAGTCTTTCTGCTACGAGCCAACAAAATATTGGGCTAGATAAACAATCACTTTCAGGCATATTTAGTTATAATTGGTTTCCTTCAAAAACCGTGACCAACACCCTAGAACTGTTTAATGTCAACTTTGTTAAAAACTTAAATACCAGCAATTACTTCGGTGTGTATCAAAACTCCTTTAATAGGTTAAATTCAATTGCCCGAGACATCAATTACATAGCCAGCGATGCTATTTTACAGGATGACGAATTAGGGTCAAATCGGTATCAGCCTGCAGATATTTTTATTGATGATGTTTTGGTAGGAAATACCAGTTTATCGTCTAATGACGACGATTACTTAACTGTAAATAATATAGATGAGCGAAAAGAACGACTTACTGAAAACAACCTTATTTTCTCTACAAGTTTCGATTATAAAATAGATAAGCGAAACAATATTTTTGATAATGATTTCTCTGTTTTTAAATGGCGATTAGAATTAGCTGGTAATCTACTTTCTAACATTTCCAATATTGTAGGATTAACTAAAAATGATGCTGGTAATTACGAAGTCTTCGGAGTGGCGTTTTCGCAATATGTCAAAGCCGAAGTAGATTACGTAAAGTATGTTGATTTGGGGAGAAAGAATGTATTTGCTTTCCGCAGTTATGTTGGTGTTGCTATTCCGTATGGAAACTCCAACAGTATTCCTTTTGCTGAAAGTTTCTTTGCTGGTGGACCCAATGACAATAGAGCTTGGACGGCTTATAATTTAGGTCCAGGAAGTTCTAAAACTACTAATGAATTTAATGAGGCAAACTTTAAACTGCATCTAAGTGCAGAACAACGCTTCAGCTTATTTGGAGCATTTCAAGGTGCTATTTTTGCAGATGCTGGAAATATATGGAATGTTTTGGACAATGTTGAAGAGGATGCTGCAACATTAACCAGTTTTGACTCGTTAAAAGATATTGCATTAGGCTCTGGTTTTGGCTTGCGATACGACTTTGATTTTTTTGTACTACGTTTCGATGTTGGGTTCAAAACTTATGACCCTTCACAGGTTGAGAGCAACCGTTGGTTTAGGGACTATAATTTTAGTAATGCGGTTTATAATATTGGAATTAACTATCCTTTTTAAATATGAAAGACTTGAAACCGCTGCGCTTATAGATATTAGAATCAAGACTTGACTAAATCACGAGCTGATAAAATTTTTTATAATGTATTGAAATGTGTAACTAGTCAATATGTACTTCTCGAGATAACTTACTGATTGTCATAATAAAAATTTAACCGCTAGGAACCCAAGGAAAAATCGTAAGGATTGCAAGGTGATTAATTTTAAAGTTTTAATGCATTCGCCCTTTGCGTAAATCTTTGTGAACCTTACGATTTTAAAATATATGAATTATAAAAATGGTAAAATGATTTTAATTCTGTTTCTCAGATACTTAGAATTTGCCTTTGTTCTTGATTCTAACAGCGCAGCGGTCAATTGACTTATATCGTACAACATTGTTCCAGAATAGCGACAAATTAATTTTTAGAACTCAAAAGTGTATAAACACACCAAACCGATAACGTTTTCGGGATTTTATAACAGTTTAGAAGTTATAAATACTCAAATTATCCGTATTTTTGATATCTAAAATTTTCAATCCAAAAACCAAAAAATTATGAGTCACAATATTAAACCTGGAGTTGCTACAGGTAAAGAAGTTCAGAATATCTTCAATTATGCTAAAGCAAAAGGCTTTGCCTTACCAGCTGTAAACGTTATTGGTTCTAACACTATAAATGGTGTTTTAGAAACTGCAAGAGATTTAAATGCTCCTGTTATTATTCAATTTTCTAATGGTGGTGCACAATTTAATGCAGGTAAAGGCTTGAGTAATGAGGGTCAGAAAGCTGCTATACAAGGTGCTATCGCAGGCGCAAAACATGTGCATCAATTAGCTGAAGCTTATGGTGTACCTGTAATTTTACATACCGATCATTGCGCTAAGAAATTATTACCATGGATTGATGGTCTTTTAGATGCTAGTGAACAGCACTATAAGGAAACCGGAAAATCACTTTACAGTTCCCACATGATTGATTTATCGGAGGAACCGATAGAGGAAAACATTGAAATCTGTAAAAAATATCTTGAGCGTATGAGCAAAATGGGTATGACTTTAGAGATTGAATTAGGTATTACAGGTGGCGAAGAAGATGGTGTGGACAATACAGATGTTGACGATTCTAAACTATACACCCAACCTGAAGAAGTGGCTTATGCTTATGAAGAGTTAAGTAAAGTAAGTGATCAGTTTACAATTGCGGCTGCTTTTGGAAATGTACATGGTGTTTACAAACCTGGAAATGTAAAATTAACACCGAAAATCTTAAAAAATTCTCAAGACCATATCTCTAAAAAATATGGTGTTGAGCATAATCATATTGATTTCGTTTTCCATGGTGGATCTGGTTCTACCGTTGAAGAAATAAGAGAAGGTATTAGTTACGGCGTTATTAAAATGAACATTGATACAGATATGCAATGGGCTTTTTTAAGTGGTGTTAGAGATTATGTTCAAGATAATAAAGACTATTTACAAACTCAAATTGGCAATCCAGACGGAAATGATGTGCCTAACAAAAAATACTATGATCCACGTGTTTGGTTACGTAAAGGAGAAGATGCTTTTGTAGATAGACTTAAAAAAGCATTTCAAGATTTAAATAATGTAGATACGTTATAAGATTTTACAAATCACTTTTAAAAACCCATTAGAACTTGATATCAGTGTTTTAATGGGTTTTTATTTAATGAACTCATCTTGACTATTTCTATCTCCTAAAAATGGAAGAAATCCGCCCATACTTCGTTACTTCTCTTATCCGTAGCGATGCAATGTCTTTCAAAAAGTGTCTAATCTGGACATATTTCATCTCACCCGATAGTTATACGGGATCGGTTAAACCCAAAAAAGTCAAAATCTGTTCGTCTACAAAATTCAAATTTTAAGATACTTTTCTCAATTTTTGAGTTATATTTAATAAAACAGTAAGTTTGTACCTTATACATTTGCAAACTACAACTAACTAAAACTAACGACAACGATTTTTTAAGATCTAAAAATCGTAAACCCTAAACATTAAATCGATATGGCTTGGTTTAAAAGAAAAGAAAAAGGTATACATACGTCTACGGAAGAAAAGAAAGATACTCCCAAAGGACTTTGGTACAAATCTCCAACAGGAAAAATAATAGATACTAAAGAACTTGAACAGAATTTTTATGTAAGTCCTGAAGATGGTTATCACGTGAGAATTGGCAGTAATGAATATTTTCAAATTCTGTTTGATGATAATAAATATAAAGAGCTGGATGCTAATTTAACCTCAAAGGATCCACTAAAATTTGAAGATACTAAAAAATATCCGGACCGCTTAAAGGCGGCACAAGAAAAGACCAACCTTAAAGATGCCGTGCGTACTGCTGTTGGTAAATCTAATGGAGAAGATTTAGTGGTTGCTTGCATGGACTTTAGTTTTATTGGTGGTTCCATGGGAAGTGTTGTTGGCGAAAAAATCGCTAGAGCGGCAGACTATTCCTTGAAAAAGAAAATACCATTAATGATTATTAGTAAATCTGGAGGTGCTAGAATGATGGAAGCTGCATTATCTTTAATGCAATTAGCTAAAACCTCTGTAAAATTAGCACAATTGGCAGATGCTGGTATTCCTTATATTTCATTGTGTACAGATCCTACAACTGGAGGCACAACCGCCTCTTTTGCAATGTTAGGTGATATCAATATTGCTGAACCTGGTGCATTAATCGGTTTTGCTGGTCCAAGAATTGTACGCGATACAACTGGAAAAGAATTACCTGAAGGATTCCAGACTTCCGAATTCTTATTGGAACATGGGTTCCTGGATTTTATAACCCATCGAAGGGATTTAAAAATGAAAGTGAATCTATATCTCGATTTGATAAAGAATAAGCCTATACGTACTGCGTAAAAACATAAAGCGAGCCTACTTCTCAGTAAATGATGGCTCGCTTTTTTATTCTAATCAACCAAAAAAAATCTTCTAATTTAAAGTAAAAGGAATTTCTGTCCCATTGTTAAAAGTAAATGTGGCTTGGTCATCACAAGCTCCATCTCCATAATCCAATATGCCACCAAAATTGGTTCGCTGTACATCAAAAGTCCCACTCACGAAATACGCACAATTAGCCGGTCTACTCAAAGGCGTTAACACGGTGTAGGTATGAGAATTACCATTAATAAAAATTGCTGTCCAATTTCCTGTGATTTCAAAAATATTATCACTAAAATCACCAGTACCAAAACCTTCAACCCATTCTCTAATTTTTGCACCTTCTCTTGAAGCTTCAGCTCCATTTGGCCAAACTACAGTTATATCTAGGCTATGTGTAAACTGAGGGTTGCCATTGTCGTTGGATCGCTCTCTTAAAATAGAACGACTTGCAATGACGTTTTTGGCGTCAAAGTAAAAGTCCAGTAAATTATAGTTAATCATAATTTGTTGTGCTTCTGGATTTCTTGTATAGTCAAACACAATTTGTCCACGTATCAAATGCCCACGTACCATGCAACCTTCCGTACCAAAATCTAAAGTGACTTGACGATAACCTTGCTGAGCAACAATCGTGATAGTGACACATGCGGGAATAGTTCCATCTTGAGGATTTCGATCGGAAATACCAGATTCTTGTTCTTCATAAGCCTCAATAACGAGATCGCCCAAGACGCTATCTATTTGGTCAATTTCTGCTGACCGCTGCAACTCTAAGGTAGCTTCCAGCTGACTTTCAGGTTCTGTGGTGTCATTGTTATTGCTACAAGAAGTACATATTAAACCTAAAACCGCTAGGCTTAACACTGCTCTTTTAAATAAATTAAAGTTTTTTCCCAGATCGTTACTCATAATTCTTTTGACTTCGTGATGTAATGTTTTCATGATAACTTTTTTTTTGAACTTATCTTATGCTATTAACATTTAACGAGTTCATTGTTAATATATTGTTAAGACCAATAGTTTAACAAAAGGTTTAATCACTTAAAAAAAATTCGTTTTTTTAATGAAGTCTGTATTCTGTAACAAGGTGAAAAGATTATAGTTGCTTCCTCAGCATAAGCCTCTAAAATGAGGCCTAGCGTTTGAGCATCATCAATTTCTAAATTAACGTGACTTTTATGAAATGAAACCCAGTATTTGTTATATCGTCTATAGCTCTTTTGAAAATTCCGAACTAGAATTGGTATATTTTTTTAGCTTAAAACAGGATGAATATGAGTTTTGGCACTTAAAAAGTAAATCGAAAAACATGTTCCTTTACCCACTTCACTTTCCACTTCTACTTTACCTCCAATACTTTCAATATGGTTTTTGGTAATATACAATCCTACTCCCCTAGAATCATGATGCTTGTGAAACGTACCATTTAATGTAAACAATTGATCACTATGAGTGTTTAAATCAATGCCCAAACCATTGTCTTTTATATTGAGAACCAAATATTCATCTTTTAATGTACTCGTAAGCTCAATCACTGGTAATCGTTTTTCTGACTTATATTTTATAGCATTGGTTAGAAAATTTAGAATAATGCTATCCAAGTATGCTTCAATACCTAAAATTTTCAATTTTTTATCTACGTTATTGATGATTGTACCATTTTCTTTTTTTACCAAGGCACTGACGTTATATATAGAATTTTCGACGTATTGGTAAAGTGATAACGGATTTAGTGCATTAAATTTCTTTGGTTTATCTAGCCTAATTAAATTAAGATGGTTAATGGTTTCATTGAGATTAGATAAAGAGTCCTTTAACATTTTGTAATTGTCATTCTTAATTAAGACGTCCTCTAATTCTTCTTCCAAAAATTCGGTAATAGAACTCAAATTTCCTACATGTGTCCTGATATCGTGGGTGGCAATATGTGCAAAATCCTTTAGTTTTTCATTTTGGCCTTTAATAACATTCATTAAAAACTCCATGTGCCATGTCGCCGATTTCTGAGCAGAAATATCCGTTATCTGAGAAATGAAATAGATAGGTTTATCATTATCGTCTCTCACTAAAGAAACCGATAGCAAGGCCCAAACCACATAGCCTTTTTTATGAAAATAACGTTTTTCAATTTGATAATTATTTATTTTCCCATCTATGAGTTGTTGCATAAAGTTTAAATCCAACTCCAAATCATCACGATGTGTTATATCTTGAAAACTCATTTGGTAAAATTCCTCTTTTGTATAACCCAACAAGTCCAAGACACTTTGATTTGCCTTAATCCATTTGCCTTTAGGACTGACAATTGCTATACCACCATTGGCATAATTGAATATATTTTGAAAAAGTTTATTTTTATAACGTTCTATATGTTTTGGCATGGAAAGTAATCAAGTAATTAACATTCAAAAATAATTAAGGTCTATAAATACTATTAACTCAAATGAATATAATCGTACAACTTTTAAGCTTTTTTAAAACAGATAGAGAATTCAGTTCCAACATCAACTTCACTTTTTACCTCTATTTTTCCGCCTAACGATTCAATGTGATTTTTTGTTATAAAAAGTCCTATCCCTATGGCATCGTCGTTATTATGGAAGGTTTTATACATTTGAAAAAGTGTATCTCCAAATTTATCCAAATCTATACCAAGTCCATTATCTTTAATAGTGAGCACCACAAAATCATCCTGAATAATAGATCTCAACTCAATAATGGGCTTTCTTTTTTCAGATTTATATTTTATGGCATTGGTAAGAAAATTAAGAATGATACTATCGAGATATGCTGGAATGCCTTTTACACAAACATCTTCATCAATTTCATTATATATTAGGGCTTCTGCGTTCTGCGCTAATGCAATGATATTATAGGTCGCCTTTTCTGCAAAGTCATAAAGATTAAGGGAATCCATTTTAGAATCTTCGATTTCCTTAATTCTTGCCACTTCTGTTAAATGAGATACCGTTTCTTGTAAATTTTCAATAGCCGTTTTCAATAATTGAAAATTCTCATTCTCGTTTAAGTTAGAGTAATCCTCTTCTAAAAAACCCGTTAATGATGATAAATTACCGGAATGCGACCTTAAATTATGAGTTACAATATTGGCAAAAGACGTCAACCGCTCATTTTGTTCCTTGGCGACACTAAGCATCAGTTTTAGTTTATCCTGACTTTTTTGTCGATTGGTCACATCATTAAATTGCCAAATCATATGAGCCCTACCTTCCTTGAAATAAACTAAGGACACTGAAATCAACATCCAAATTATGGTACCA
Protein-coding sequences here:
- the tamL gene encoding translocation and assembly module lipoprotein TamL, with product MNLQHLTSIVYPFNKSMYRNALVLVCVFMLSSCNVVKRVKSDEHLITNNTILEDGDKVTNERINNIIAQRTNSGMRRFLGFPLKLHIYNLARPNIDSILYANVLSDSSKVKRRTALLSKKQFDKLMESRRNFNSWLKRTGEAPVIYNEDKTIKTASNLRKYYYSKGWFNNEITYEVDKDSNKLAQVTYKVKKRKPYILDSITPYISSPAIDILYDKFSKNSLLKKGEQYDEQNYETERERINSYLRNAGFYHFGQDYIRFEMDTINTNHKVHTDIIIANRTIRGDDSTTTRPFKIYKIKEVNIFTDDNYENRNKPITDTTTYKDFNLYSKEKLRFRPKALTDAVFINKGDTFSALAQSRTSRYLNDLQMFRYPNVDFIENEEDTTLTANIYLEPKKQYGLSFDPEINTSNIQTIGFSFSAGLKIRNIFRGAETLEISGIAAIGASKTRNDPESAFFDINEFGGNIRLTIPRLFSPFNTDKIIPKYMSPSTAISLSATSQQNIGLDKQSLSGIFSYNWFPSKTVTNTLELFNVNFVKNLNTSNYFGVYQNSFNRLNSIARDINYIASDAILQDDELGSNRYQPADIFIDDVLVGNTSLSSNDDDYLTVNNIDERKERLTENNLIFSTSFDYKIDKRNNIFDNDFSVFKWRLELAGNLLSNISNIVGLTKNDAGNYEVFGVAFSQYVKAEVDYVKYVDLGRKNVFAFRSYVGVAIPYGNSNSIPFAESFFAGGPNDNRAWTAYNLGPGSSKTTNEFNEANFKLHLSAEQRFSLFGAFQGAIFADAGNIWNVLDNVEEDAATLTSFDSLKDIALGSGFGLRYDFDFFVLRFDVGFKTYDPSQVESNRWFRDYNFSNAVYNIGINYPF
- a CDS encoding sensor histidine kinase, with the protein product MPKHIERYKNKLFQNIFNYANGGIAIVSPKGKWIKANQSVLDLLGYTKEEFYQMSFQDITHRDDLELDLNFMQQLIDGKINNYQIEKRYFHKKGYVVWALLSVSLVRDDNDKPIYFISQITDISAQKSATWHMEFLMNVIKGQNEKLKDFAHIATHDIRTHVGNLSSITEFLEEELEDVLIKNDNYKMLKDSLSNLNETINHLNLIRLDKPKKFNALNPLSLYQYVENSIYNVSALVKKENGTIINNVDKKLKILGIEAYLDSIILNFLTNAIKYKSEKRLPVIELTSTLKDEYLVLNIKDNGLGIDLNTHSDQLFTLNGTFHKHHDSRGVGLYITKNHIESIGGKVEVESEVGKGTCFSIYFLSAKTHIHPVLS
- a CDS encoding sensor histidine kinase, whose translation is MKVSNHLRNFSNAYDVLERTFNNTYNGIAIVNLDGNWLKVNESVCEIFGYTRWELFNMDINNIVYAEDLGVHEEKFEKLINGAIDKYRVKQRYFHKDGTIIWMLISVSLVYFKEGRAHMIWQFNDVTNRQKSQDKLKLMLSVAKEQNERLTSFANIVTHNLRSHSGNLSSLTGFLEEDYSNLNENENFQLLKTAIENLQETVSHLTEVARIKEIEDSKMDSLNLYDFAEKATYNIIALAQNAEALIYNEIDEDVCVKGIPAYLDSIILNFLTNAIKYKSEKRKPIIELRSIIQDDFVVLTIKDNGLGIDLDKFGDTLFQMYKTFHNNDDAIGIGLFITKNHIESLGGKIEVKSEVDVGTEFSICFKKA
- the fbaA gene encoding class II fructose-bisphosphate aldolase yields the protein MSHNIKPGVATGKEVQNIFNYAKAKGFALPAVNVIGSNTINGVLETARDLNAPVIIQFSNGGAQFNAGKGLSNEGQKAAIQGAIAGAKHVHQLAEAYGVPVILHTDHCAKKLLPWIDGLLDASEQHYKETGKSLYSSHMIDLSEEPIEENIEICKKYLERMSKMGMTLEIELGITGGEEDGVDNTDVDDSKLYTQPEEVAYAYEELSKVSDQFTIAAAFGNVHGVYKPGNVKLTPKILKNSQDHISKKYGVEHNHIDFVFHGGSGSTVEEIREGISYGVIKMNIDTDMQWAFLSGVRDYVQDNKDYLQTQIGNPDGNDVPNKKYYDPRVWLRKGEDAFVDRLKKAFQDLNNVDTL
- the accD gene encoding acetyl-CoA carboxylase, carboxyltransferase subunit beta → MAWFKRKEKGIHTSTEEKKDTPKGLWYKSPTGKIIDTKELEQNFYVSPEDGYHVRIGSNEYFQILFDDNKYKELDANLTSKDPLKFEDTKKYPDRLKAAQEKTNLKDAVRTAVGKSNGEDLVVACMDFSFIGGSMGSVVGEKIARAADYSLKKKIPLMIISKSGGARMMEAALSLMQLAKTSVKLAQLADAGIPYISLCTDPTTGGTTASFAMLGDINIAEPGALIGFAGPRIVRDTTGKELPEGFQTSEFLLEHGFLDFITHRRDLKMKVNLYLDLIKNKPIRTA